In the genome of Cryptomeria japonica chromosome 8, Sugi_1.0, whole genome shotgun sequence, one region contains:
- the LOC131030293 gene encoding pathogenesis-related protein PR-4-like — protein MASKVVRWISTCFLVASMFSNFESVCVNGHTYTAFNDYHRASHNYALDGLYCATYDPNQTLDWRKEYFWTAYCDKAGQPMEPSLCGACIQVTNNSTGQNVTVRILDGCQNGGLVLEKEAFNAIDGDGKGKHDGHMFTTYKFVGC, from the exons ATGGCTTCCAAGGTTGTGAGGTGGATTTCTACATGCTTCCTTGTGGCATCCATGTTCTCTAACTTTGAGAGCGTCTGTGTTAATGGCCACACATACACTGCGTTCAATGACTACCATCGTGCCTCTCATAATTACGCCCTTGATGGGCTATATTGCGCTACATATGACCCTAATCAGACCCTAGACTGGCGCAAGGAATACTTTTGGACTGCGTATTGTGACAAAGCCGGCCAGCCCATGGAGCCTTCCCTCTGCGGCGCCTGCATCCAA GTGACAAATAATTCGACGGGTCAAAATGTTACCGTACGAATTCTGGACGGGTGCCAAAATGGAGGATTGGTTTTAGAAAAGGAAGCTTTTAATGCCATTGATGGAGATGGGAAAGGAAAGCATGACGGTCATATGTTTACTACCTACAAGTTCGTGGGGTGTTAG